TCCCTGAGTGTGTCTCTTTATTCCAGCACCGGGAGCTGGGAGCAGATGAAATTGAAGGTAGATGCccatgggaggggagtgggatctagtgattaaagcaggggaagtgaggggtggggctgtgagcctggacacctgggttctcatTGCAGCGCAAAGGGGAGAGGGGTCAAAGAGGTCAGTACACAGGTGCCGGGATGCAGGAGCCCCCCGTACTAGCCCCAACCACAGACGAACATGGGTGCTGCAGGCATCCCAGGGCTCCTGGATCCTGGGCTGCagaagggagggggcagcactcctgggttctccccccctGGGTGCTCAGGATGACGGGTTCCCCCCCACGGAGGGGGCTCAGCACAGCAGAGGGGGCTCAGCACGGCCGGTTCCCCTCGGGGGCTCAGGACAGCGGGTTCCCCCCACAGAGGGGACTCagcatggcgggggggggcttAGCCCAGCAGGCGGGGCTCAGCCTGGCAGGGGGGCTCAGCCTGGCAGGGGGGGCTCAGCCGGTGCGTTCCCTTGGCAGAGCTGCGCGAGGCCTTCACGGAGTTCGACAAGGACAAGGACGGGCTGATCGGCTGCAAGGATCTGAGCACCCTGATGCGCTCCATGGGCTACATGCCCACCGAGATGGAGCTCATCGAGCTCTCCCAGCAGATCAACATGAACCGTGAGCCGGGGGGGGCTGCccaggggctgagggagggggcggggctcctAGCAGGGGGTGCCCGGGAGGGGCGGGGCTCCTAGCCGGGGACACCCCGTCTGACACACGCCTCCCGTTGCAGTGGGGGGTCGGGTGGATTTCGAAGACTTTGTGGAGCTGATGACACCCAAGCTGCTGGCTGAGACAGCCGGGATGATCGGGCTGCAGGAGATGAGGGACGCCTTCAAGGAGGTgagggagagagaacccaggtgtccgggctcccagcccccggctCCAACCCCCATCTGAGAGCCggtatagaacccaggcgtccgagctcccagcccctggctccaACCCCCATCCGAGAGCCggtatagaacccaggcgtccgggctcccagcccccggctccaacccccatcccagagccggtctagaacccaggcgtccgggctcccagccccccggctccaacccccatcccagagcctggtatagaacccaggcgtccgggctcccagcccccggctccaacccccatcccagagccggtatagaacccaggcgtccgggctcccagcccccggctccaacccccatcccagagccggtatagaacccaggcgtccgggctcccagcccccggctctaacccccatcccagagccagtaTAGAACCCAGGCattctaacccaccagcccccacccacctgagctggggagaggacccaggagtcctgacggcTCCCCCCCCGCAGTTTGACACCAACGGGGACGGGGAGATCACGCTGGACGAGCTGCAGCTGGCCATGCAGCGTCTCATGGGCGAGCGGCTCACCCCGCGCGAGATCAGCGACGTGGTCAAGGAGGCCGACATCAACGGCGACGGGACCGTCGACTTCGAGGGTGTGTGGGCGCCCGGGGGATTGTGGGCAATCTGCCCCACTGGCTGGGTCCGGAGCCATCCCCCATGGGGGTTGAAGGGACAGAGCCGTATCCTACACCCTGTGGGCTGGCAAGCCTGGCAAGGGATTGTGGGTAACGCACCACCCGACCAGAGCCCACACAGCCGGGGCGGGTCAGGCCCCATGGCCCTGGCAAGGGACTGTGGGTAacgctgcccagccagagcccacacggCCGGGGCGGGTCAGGCCCCATGGCCCTGGCAAGGGACTGTGGGTAacgctgcccagccagagcccacacggCC
This DNA window, taken from Dermochelys coriacea isolate rDerCor1 chromosome 6, rDerCor1.pri.v4, whole genome shotgun sequence, encodes the following:
- the CABP5 gene encoding calcium-binding protein 5, which gives rise to MQNALGPACIFLRKGIAEKHGHRELGADEIEELREAFTEFDKDKDGLIGCKDLSTLMRSMGYMPTEMELIELSQQINMNLGGRVDFEDFVELMTPKLLAETAGMIGLQEMRDAFKEFDTNGDGEITLDELQLAMQRLMGERLTPREISDVVKEADINGDGTVDFEEFVKMMSR